A genomic stretch from Mya arenaria isolate MELC-2E11 chromosome 10, ASM2691426v1 includes:
- the LOC128204303 gene encoding calmodulin-beta-like — translation MFKVFDKNGDKTITVKEMATGLKDMGFNMDKGELKAAVKKIDANGNGLIEYGEFRTFMLKQFKQSQSSGDKQKEIKQAFRLFDRDGNGFIERGEFKKAMKALGEPLTEAELTIMIKEADKDGDGKINYEEFVQLWMKKLEEQKKT, via the exons ATGTTCAAGGTTTTCGACAAAAATGGTGACAAGACAATCACTGTGAAAGAAATGGCGACTGGGCTTAAAGACATGGGCTTTAATATGGACAAGGGCGAACTCAAGGCAGCGGTGAAGAAGATTGATGCTAATG GAAACGGCCTAATCGAGTACGGCGAGTTCCGCACGTTTATgcttaaacagtttaaacagtCACAATCAAGCGGAGATAAACAGAAGGAAATCAAGCAGGCTTTCCGGTTGTTTGACAGGGATGGAAACGGCTTCATTGAAAGGGGCGAGTTTAA AAAGGCGATGAAGGCCCTTGGGGAACCATTAACAGAGGCAGAGTTGACAATCATGATAAAGGAGGCTGACAAGGATGGAGACGGGAAAATTAACTATGAAG AGTTCGTTCAGCTCTGGATGAAGAAATTAGAAGAACAGAAGAAGACGTAG